The following coding sequences lie in one Brienomyrus brachyistius isolate T26 unplaced genomic scaffold, BBRACH_0.4 scaffold27, whole genome shotgun sequence genomic window:
- the LOC125720982 gene encoding kelch-like protein 10, producing LPGISPETLRQVIEYAYTYSVVITAENVENLLAAADYLSVLGIVQRCCDFLHEQLCLNNCIGLLKIADVYCVNELHQSAFNLILKNFKEVAISSNEFPELSLEQLSDIIEQDELNVREEDVVFEAILRWIEHEPATREAHISVLLAKIRMARMDPEYFMKIVKANDLVKANVACRPIITDVLKVIYDLHDERPRSDFENPLIRPRLPSDILLAVGGWNMRTTNWIEAYDTRADRWVDITQGQETRQSGHGSVCLNGFMYCFGGYDGHNFTDAVLRFDPVARTWQHMAPMHWRRCCVSVAVSNGFIYVMGGRLDVSPLNIVERYDPNANEWTIIQPMNEERQDASATTLNGKIYICGGSNGAQTTSTAECYDPLTGEWTLIAPMRTRRRGLGVAAYQGNIYAVGGTNGAHPVRTMEVYDPAINQWHAGPPMRQQRSYFGIAVVDGLLFAMGGSDGFKVTAKVECFNAVKGSWCRAQEMIAPKRSFSCCTVPAHPRFVQYAAPRPPAPICLPGG from the exons ctcccaggcatttccccagaaacactgaggcaggtcatagagtatgcctacacatactctgtggtcatcacagctgaaaatgtggagaacctcctggcagctgctgattatctcagtgtcttgggcatcgtgcagcgctgctgtgatttcctgcatgagcagctctgcctcaacaactgcattggccttcttaaaatcgccgatgtctactgcgtaaacgagctgcaccagtctgcattcaacttaatcttgaaaaactttaaggaggttgccatcagctcaaatgagttcccagaactaagtcttgaacaactttctgacatcatcgagcaggatgagcttaatgtcagagaagaggatgtagtgtttgaggccatcctccggtggatcgagcacgagcctgccacccgagaggcccacatttcagtcctattggccaag attcggatggctcgtatggatccggaatacttcatgaaaatcgtcaaagccaacgatctagtgaaggccaatgtGGCGTGCAGGCCAATCATCACTGATGTACTGAAGGTCATCTATGATCTTCATGATGAACGTCCACgatctgattttgagaacccactgatccgcccgcgcttgccctctgacattttgctggctgttggtggatggaacatgcgcacGACAAACTGGATTGAAGCCTATGACACCcgggccgaccgctgggtggatataacacaggggcaggagactcgccagtccggccatggcagtgtgtgtttaaatggcttcatgtattgttttgggggttaTGATGGCCATAATTTCACCGATGCTGTGCTCAGATTTGACCCCGTCGCACggacatggcagcacatggccCCTATGCACTGGCGCCGCTGTTGTGTCAGTGTGGCCGTAAGTAACGGCTTCATCTATGTGATGGGTGGCCGTTTAGACGTGTCGCCTCTGAATATCGTAGAGCGATATGACCCAAATGCCAATGAGTGGACCATCATCCAGCCCATGAACGAggagcgacaggatgccagtgccaccaccctgaatggaaag atatacatttgtgggggtagcaatggagctcagaccacttccactgcggagtgctatgatccactcacgggcgaatggaccttgatcgctcccatgcgcactcgccgacgtggccttggagtagcggcatatcagggaaacatctatgcg GTGGGCGGTACCAACGGGGCTCATCCAGTGCGGACTATGGAGGTCTATGACCCTGCAATTAACCAGTGGCACGCTGGGCCTCCCATGAGACAACAAAGAAGCTAtttcggcatcgcagtggtggacggcttgctgtttgcGATGGGAGGCTCCGATGGCTTCAAAGTAACTGCAAAAGTGGAATGTTTCAATGCAGTGAAAGGCAGCTGGTGCCGTGCGCAGGAAATGATTGCACCTAAGAGGagcttcagctgctgcacagtgcctgcgcacccccgcttcgtacagtacgctgcacctcgcccacctgcccccatctgcctgcctggtgggtaa
- the LOC125720984 gene encoding synapsin-1-like — MSPVGTAYLGDTNEYKKGITHRIDVSLICSYSEATSASAHGSDQGPFALCVGSHSPIPQDMKQTRRRPGPQTVRGPPGRGSPRRTTAGRIAAPHPEKGRGELRREAIRQPPCRLHRRPAPPRQTRPWAQRSKGPPTPQQGPDRARRARSRQAIAAGEPAPTRAPSPGHREPPTHQWPGAPSTSRECGGGGIEPEMLFQVESRTQPDTCI; from the exons ATGAGCCCCGTTGGTACCGCCTACCTGGgagacaccaatg agtacaagaaaggaatcactcaccgcatagatgtttccctgatatgcagctaCTCCGAGGCCACGTCAGCGAGTGCGCATGGGAGCGATCAAGGTCCATTCGCAC tgtgtgtggggagccacagccccatccctcaggacatgaagcagacacggaggaggcccggaccccagacagtcagaggccccccagggcgtgggagcccccggaggaccaccgcagggagaatagcagcccctcacccagaaaagggcagaggagagctccggagggaggccatccggcagccaccgtGCAGGCTCCAccggcggccggccccaccacggcagaccaggccctgggcccagagatccaagggcccccccaccccccagcaagggcccgacagagccaggagggccagatcccGCCAGGCAATCGCCGCGggcgagccagcacccacccgagcacccagccctggacatcgagaaccaccaacgcaccagtggCCAGGTGCCCCATCCaccagcagggagtgtggcggggggggaatagagcccgagatgttatttcaggtggagtctagaacccaacctgacacatgcatatag